TACGCCGACGGCCGCAAGGAAGCCGACTGCTACACCCGGCCGGCCGCACTGCACGACGAACTCACGGAAAAACTCGGCACGTTCCCCCTCTTCCACTTCTGGGGTCCCGGAGCGGACCTCGTCTCCAGCCGGTGGATCATCGACGCGACCCGCCACATCATCCGCACCCGGCACCCGGATCTGACGCTCTGCTACCTCCCTCATCTCGACTACGACCTGCAGCGCTTCGGCCCCGACGACCCGCGCTCCCTGAAGGCGGCCGCCGACCTGGACGCCGCCATGGCACCGCTCCTGGACGACGCCCGCGCCGAGGGCCGCATTGTCGTCGCGCTGTCCGAGTACGGCATCACCCGCGTGAACCGGCCCGTCGACATCAACCGCGCCCTGCGCCGCGCCGGCCTGCTGGAGGTGCACACCCAGGACGGCATGGAGTACCTCGACCCGATGGCCTCCCGTGCCTTCGCGGTCGCCGACCACCAGATCGCCCACGTCTACGTGCGCCGCCCCGAGGACCTCGACGCCACCCGGGCCGCCCTCGACGGCCTGCCCGGCATCGGGCAACTCCTCGACGACGAGGGCAAGAAGGCCCACCACCTCGACCATCCGCGCGCGGGCGAACTCGTCGCCGTGGCGGAACCCGACGCCTGGTTCACGTACTACTACTGGCTCGACGACGCCCGCGCGCCCGACTTCGCGCAGCTCGTCGAGATCCACCGCAAACCCGGCTACGACCCGGTCGAGCTCTTCATGGATCCTCTCGACCCCTACGTCAAGGTCAAGGCGGCCACCGCGCTGGCGCGCAAGAAACTCGGCATGCGCTACCGCATGGCGGTCGTGCCCCTGGACCCCTCACCTATTCGCGGCAGCCACGGCCGCCTTCCGGTGAGCGACGACGACGGTCCGCTCCTCATCTGCTCCACCCCCCGCGCTGTCGGCGACCGCGTCGCGGCCACCGATGTGAAGTCACTGCTGCTCCGACTCGCCGGTCTCACCTGAGGACGGACCCTCAGTCCCGACTGGTCACAAGTGAAGCACTCACCACTGACAACGCCCCGCGATCACGAGGAGTTCCACGCATGAGCCGCTTCTCCCAGCCCGACCCCGAGCTCACCCACCGCCTCAGCAGACGAGGCATGCTCGGCGTCGCCGCGGGCGCCACCGCCGCCGCCCTGCTCGGTGCCGCCGCCCCCGCGACCGCCGCCACCGGCAACGCGGCCGCCACCACCGGCACGGCCTCCGGCGCCAAGGGCCGCGGCCGCCCCGTCCTGCCGCCCGGTCGCCTCGGCATCCAGCTCTACAGCCTCCGCGACAAGGTCTCCACCCTCGGCTTCGGCCCCGTCTTCGCCGAACTGGAGAAGTACGGCTACGACGAGGTCGAGTTCGCCGGCTACACCCAGGGCTCGGCCGGTCCCATCACGCTCGCCCAGCTCAAGCGGCTGGCCCGGAACCACGGCCTGAACCCCATCGGCAGCCACGTCGGCTACTACTCCAGCGACCCGAACGCCTACACCTTCGCCCAGAACCTCACCAAGGTCCTCGACGACGCCCAGGCCCTCGGCCTCAAGCACATCGGCACGGCCGCCGGCCCGTTCCGCTACGGCTCGACCGTCGACGCCTGGAAGCGCGCCGCCGAGGACTTCAACACCTACGGCGCCGCGGCGAAGGCCCGGGGCATGAAGTTCTACCAGCACAACCACTCCGAGGAGTTCTCCTTCGCCACCGACAATCCCAAGGTCCGCCTCTACGACGTCCTGCTCAAGGAGACCGACCCGGACCTCGTGTACCTGGAGATGGACATCTACTGGGCGTACGTCGGCCAGTTCCGCTTCTCCAAGCGGCCCGACGGCACGCCCGCGCCGTTCGAACCGCTCAACTACGTTCTCAGGCAGCCCGACCGCTACCCGCTGTTCCACGTCAAGGACGGCGAGAGCGACCCGTCGAACCCGTACGGCTACCGCATGACCGACGTCGGCGACGGCGACATCGACTACCAGCGGTTCATCTCCGCCGTGACCCGGCTGCGCGGCCACCGCATGGCCCACCACTGGCAGGCCGAGCACGACAACCCGGCCGAGTCCTTCACCTTCGCGCGCCGCTCCAGCGCGCACCTGCACTCCCTGAGGGAGAAGTGCTGACGGCCGTACGAGCATGAGGAGGCCCCTCCCCGGCCGGGGAGGGGCCTCCTCACATGTGGGACGGTCTGCCCACGGGCCGTGCCCGGGCCAGAATGTCCCCGCGGTCTCGCCGAGTCGGTGGACGGGGCCGTGGGAGTCGGTCGTTTCGCGGTGGGGACGTTATGCGGCGTCGGACGGTGTGTGCGGGTTGCTTGCCGCGGACGGCTCCGCAGTCATGTCAGGTCGTGTCCTCGCCGAGCGGTTGCGGATTGGGAGCGATGCGGCGCGTTTCCTTGTCGCGTCCCGGCGGGCTGAGGAACAGGGCCACGCAGCCGGCGAACAGCGAGATGGAGCCCGCCAGGATGAAGGCACCTGAGTGTCCCCAGGCACCGACGACCACGGCACCCATGCCCGCGCCCAGACCGGAGACGAGCTTGGCGCTGTAGACCATGCCGTAGTTGGACGCGTTGTTGTTCTCACCGAAGTAGTCGGCGGTGAGGGCCGCGAACATCGGGAAGATGGCGCCGCCGCCGAAGCCGGAGATCGAGGAGAAGATCAGGAACAGCGGCAGGTTCTTGGCCTCCGCCGACCAGAGAATGCCGTACTGGGAGAGGCCCAGGATGACGCACACGACGAGCAGGCACCGCTTGCGGCCGTACAGGTCGGAGAGCCAGCCGATGACACCGCGGCCGGTACCGTTGACGATCGCCTTCAGGGACATGGCCGTGGCGACGATCCCGCCCGCGAATCCGGCCTCCTCGCCGATCTCCACCTGGAAGGCGATACCGAAGATGTTCACGCCGGACGTACACGCCAGGCAGAACCACATCAGGGCCACCCGGCCGGTCTTCCACGCCTCCTTGGGGGAGTACTGGCGCACCGCCGGCGGGTTCATGCGCAGGGAGCGGGCCGCGCGCGGGTCCTCGGGCGGGTTGAGCGGGTCGATCGAGGCGGGCCACCAGTTCTTCGGCGGGTCCTTGAAGAAGTAACCGGAGCACGCCACCACTCCGGCCAGGAACACGCCCACCGAGACCAGAACCCAGCGGAAGTTGGTCAGGTCCATGTAGCCGTTGAAGAGGAAGACGAAGGGCACCGAGCCGTAGGCGAAGCCGCCGTTGACGAAGCCGGTCTTGCCGCCCTTGCGCTCCGGATACCACTTGCCGACCATGTTGACGCAGGTCGCGTACACCATGCCCGCGCCCATGCCGCTGAACATGCTGAAGCCGATGTAGGCGAAGACGACGTGCGGTGCGAAGGCCAGTGACAGGTAGCCCAGCAGCGTGCCCGCCGCGCCGCACATCATCGCCCAGCGGGCCGGAAGCTTTCCGCTCTCACGCAGCTTGCCCGCGGGGAAGGCCACCGCGGCCTGGAAGAAGACCCACACGGTCATCATCCAGAAGATGTGCATGCTGTCCCACGCGTGTGCCGTGTGCAGGGTCTCCTCGGCGGACGCGAACGCGTACTCGGCGGAGGAGATGCCCATCATGCCGATCCAGGGCAGGATCACCATCCACTTGCGCTTGCGCCCCATGATGTCGATGTCGGTCTCACCGAGGCGGTAGACGCGTCCGTTGGCGTCTGTGACCTCCCGGTAGGGAACCTTGGTGGGCAGATCGGTCGTTGTCATGTCGTGTCGCACCCCTTGCGTCGAAAGATCTGGCCAGCGCCCCCTGTCCCATGCCTTTCGTGCGCGTGCGGGTCCCGGGGCCGGCCGACGCGCACCGTCGGCCGGCCCCCCCGCCCCCTCACCTCATGTACCGCCCCCCAGCAGCCCGGCCTCCCGCGCCCAGCGGTACTTCGCGCCGAGCACGGCCACCGGCTTCTCGGTCGTGTACGGGTACGCGACGACCCCTCGCTCGAAGAGGTACTGGCAGGCCTCCTCGACCTCCACGTCGCCCGCGAGTGACGCCACGACCGGCTTCTCGATCCCGCGCTCCCGGAACTCGGCCACCACGCGCGCGGTGAGCTCCGCGAAGACCATGGGAGGGGTGACGATGGTGTGCCAGTAGCCGAGGACGAGCGCGTGGATGCGCGGATCCTCAAGCCCCAGCCGGATCGTCGCCTCGTACGTCGACGGCGGCTCGCCCCCGGTGATGTCCACCGGGTTGCCCGCGGCCCCGAAGGGCGGGATGAACTTCCGGAACGCCTCGTCGAGGTCGGGCGGGATCTCCATCAGCGACAGGCCGTTGTCCGTCACCGCGTCCGAGAGCAGCACACCGCTGCCGCCGGCGCCCGTGATGATCACGACGTTGTCGCCCTTGGGCGCGGGAAGCACCGGCAACGCGCGCGCGTACTCCAGCATGTCGTTCAGCCCCGGCG
The genomic region above belongs to Streptomyces coeruleorubidus and contains:
- a CDS encoding OFA family MFS transporter, which produces MTTTDLPTKVPYREVTDANGRVYRLGETDIDIMGRKRKWMVILPWIGMMGISSAEYAFASAEETLHTAHAWDSMHIFWMMTVWVFFQAAVAFPAGKLRESGKLPARWAMMCGAAGTLLGYLSLAFAPHVVFAYIGFSMFSGMGAGMVYATCVNMVGKWYPERKGGKTGFVNGGFAYGSVPFVFLFNGYMDLTNFRWVLVSVGVFLAGVVACSGYFFKDPPKNWWPASIDPLNPPEDPRAARSLRMNPPAVRQYSPKEAWKTGRVALMWFCLACTSGVNIFGIAFQVEIGEEAGFAGGIVATAMSLKAIVNGTGRGVIGWLSDLYGRKRCLLVVCVILGLSQYGILWSAEAKNLPLFLIFSSISGFGGGAIFPMFAALTADYFGENNNASNYGMVYSAKLVSGLGAGMGAVVVGAWGHSGAFILAGSISLFAGCVALFLSPPGRDKETRRIAPNPQPLGEDTT
- a CDS encoding nucleotide pyrophosphatase/phosphodiesterase family protein — its product is MSTHPSAPGAHPAPTGPTPLLVLDVVGLTPRLLDHMPHLKALCRSGSRAPLGTVLPAVTCAAQSTFLTGAMPSEHGIVGNGWYFRELGDVLLWRQHNGLVAGDKLWDAARRAHPGYTVANICWWYAMGADTDITVTPRPVYYADGRKEADCYTRPAALHDELTEKLGTFPLFHFWGPGADLVSSRWIIDATRHIIRTRHPDLTLCYLPHLDYDLQRFGPDDPRSLKAAADLDAAMAPLLDDARAEGRIVVALSEYGITRVNRPVDINRALRRAGLLEVHTQDGMEYLDPMASRAFAVADHQIAHVYVRRPEDLDATRAALDGLPGIGQLLDDEGKKAHHLDHPRAGELVAVAEPDAWFTYYYWLDDARAPDFAQLVEIHRKPGYDPVELFMDPLDPYVKVKAATALARKKLGMRYRMAVVPLDPSPIRGSHGRLPVSDDDGPLLICSTPRAVGDRVAATDVKSLLLRLAGLT
- a CDS encoding sugar phosphate isomerase/epimerase family protein yields the protein MSRFSQPDPELTHRLSRRGMLGVAAGATAAALLGAAAPATAATGNAAATTGTASGAKGRGRPVLPPGRLGIQLYSLRDKVSTLGFGPVFAELEKYGYDEVEFAGYTQGSAGPITLAQLKRLARNHGLNPIGSHVGYYSSDPNAYTFAQNLTKVLDDAQALGLKHIGTAAGPFRYGSTVDAWKRAAEDFNTYGAAAKARGMKFYQHNHSEEFSFATDNPKVRLYDVLLKETDPDLVYLEMDIYWAYVGQFRFSKRPDGTPAPFEPLNYVLRQPDRYPLFHVKDGESDPSNPYGYRMTDVGDGDIDYQRFISAVTRLRGHRMAHHWQAEHDNPAESFTFARRSSAHLHSLREKC